One genomic region from Kineobactrum salinum encodes:
- a CDS encoding TonB-dependent receptor — protein sequence MAQETPGVVLNRASANFNNFTARGIATNGYNANLQSTVAIYIDELPISANGNSAILDPSLYDVERVEFLRGPQGTLFGSGSLAGALRILTHSPDPSAFEASFLADLGMTDSDALRQRYNAMVNIPLVEDKLALRIVGFSRNEEGYVDNIGTGIDNSNELESWGGRATLLWEPTERLAVQLRASREDSTPEDSSLINPALGEDTRNSDRPDLFSGEMTNYNLTFDYQFDGAHLTSSSTWSEYNHLFHVDLAGTFNQAIAFALDADAYDDTFVQEVRLVSDTGGRLDWVLGGFYFERQRDVDFNYRSSQEFLDERGITGLPDEYYQRFQNYSISREKAVFGQLTYHFTDDLWSTVGLRYGSTQAQGFTRPGGYNSNYLTNALLGIPGPLTITPVNEAVGLKAKETGPSYLFSTSWRPTESITTYVSIGTGFRAPVVNARAGAASVLDPDDLIIPDGADSDELTSYELGMKGRWMNGRMLANLALYYIDWNDIQVQANRVSDQIQFATNIGGAYSRGLEFELRAMPAEGWTIALNGAFNRAKVDTLTPEEAAISGAVDGARLAGPEFSGSLLVAYAFDMFRSAEGSASLAAVYVGDFPGSFPNVPGQPGVVSPTYDDTEAYTVVNANLAAAFDRITVGLYAENLFDDRSINYVHPESFLDGRYGVVRPRTVGIRVGYEY from the coding sequence ATGGCGCAAGAAACTCCGGGTGTCGTGCTGAACCGGGCCAGCGCCAATTTCAACAACTTCACCGCGCGGGGTATCGCCACCAACGGCTACAATGCCAACCTGCAGAGCACGGTGGCAATCTACATCGATGAACTGCCGATCTCGGCGAACGGCAACTCCGCCATCCTCGACCCGAGCCTCTACGACGTGGAGCGGGTCGAGTTTCTGCGCGGGCCGCAGGGCACGCTGTTTGGGTCGGGTTCGCTGGCCGGGGCGCTTCGCATCCTGACTCACTCGCCTGACCCGAGTGCTTTCGAGGCGTCGTTCCTGGCCGATCTGGGCATGACCGATTCGGACGCGCTGCGTCAGCGCTACAACGCCATGGTCAATATCCCACTGGTGGAGGACAAGCTCGCGCTCCGCATTGTCGGCTTTTCGCGCAACGAGGAAGGCTATGTCGACAACATCGGTACCGGTATCGACAATTCCAACGAGCTGGAGAGCTGGGGCGGCCGCGCCACCCTGCTGTGGGAACCAACCGAGCGGCTGGCAGTGCAGCTGCGCGCCTCCCGGGAGGATAGTACGCCCGAGGATTCCTCGCTGATCAATCCCGCGCTGGGCGAGGACACCCGCAACTCGGACCGGCCCGACCTGTTCTCGGGTGAAATGACGAACTACAACCTCACCTTCGACTACCAGTTTGATGGCGCTCACCTGACCAGTTCGTCAACCTGGTCCGAGTACAATCATCTGTTTCATGTCGATCTGGCCGGTACTTTCAACCAGGCGATCGCCTTCGCGCTGGATGCGGACGCGTACGATGACACATTCGTGCAGGAGGTAAGACTGGTTTCCGACACCGGCGGTCGCTTGGACTGGGTCCTGGGCGGTTTCTACTTCGAGCGCCAGCGCGACGTGGATTTCAACTACCGGTCCAGCCAGGAATTCCTCGACGAGCGCGGCATTACCGGTCTGCCCGACGAATACTATCAGCGCTTCCAGAACTATTCCATTTCGCGCGAGAAAGCGGTGTTCGGCCAGCTCACCTACCATTTCACGGATGACCTCTGGTCCACTGTCGGCCTGCGCTACGGCAGCACCCAGGCCCAGGGATTCACAAGGCCTGGCGGCTATAACAGCAACTACCTGACCAACGCCCTGCTGGGGATCCCCGGGCCGCTGACCATTACCCCGGTCAATGAAGCGGTGGGCCTCAAGGCCAAGGAGACCGGGCCTTCGTACCTGTTCAGCACTTCATGGCGCCCGACGGAGTCAATCACTACCTACGTCTCCATTGGAACCGGCTTTAGGGCTCCCGTGGTCAACGCCCGCGCCGGGGCGGCGAGTGTGCTCGATCCCGACGACCTGATCATCCCGGACGGCGCCGACTCCGACGAGCTGACCAGTTACGAGCTGGGCATGAAGGGGCGCTGGATGAACGGACGCATGCTCGCCAACCTCGCGCTCTACTACATCGACTGGAACGACATCCAGGTCCAGGCCAACCGTGTGTCCGACCAGATACAGTTCGCAACCAACATCGGTGGTGCCTATAGTCGCGGCCTCGAGTTCGAGCTCCGGGCGATGCCGGCAGAGGGCTGGACGATCGCCCTGAACGGTGCCTTCAACAGGGCCAAGGTGGATACCCTGACACCAGAGGAAGCGGCCATCTCGGGTGCGGTGGATGGCGCCCGCCTGGCAGGGCCCGAGTTCAGCGGATCGCTGCTGGTCGCGTATGCCTTTGATATGTTCCGCAGCGCCGAGGGCAGTGCCTCGCTGGCGGCGGTCTACGTCGGCGATTTCCCCGGCTCGTTCCCGAATGTGCCGGGCCAGCCCGGCGTGGTCAGTCCGACCTACGATGACACCGAGGCCTACACGGTCGTGAACGCTAATCTGGCGGCAGCCTTTGACCGCATTACGGTGGGCCTTTACGCTGAAAACCTGTTCGATGACCGTTCAATCAACTACGTCCATCCGGAATCGTTCCTCGACGGCCGCTATGGTGTAGTACGGCCGCGTACTGTCGGCATCCGTGTGGGATACGAGTACTGA
- a CDS encoding protein-methionine-sulfoxide reductase heme-binding subunit MsrQ: MAAGLKAGLFLLCLAPFGWLVNAAIGADLGPDPAEAIMRETGLWGLRLLLLTLCVSPLRQWSGRQWFMQQRRMLGLFAFFYACIHLAAFAHFYIGWQGALLLEEVLERPYISLGFAAWLLMLPLTLTSSRRAQRRLRRQWLRLHRLVYPAAILACLHLLWQSRSDVGEALMYIGLCALLLGWRIRRAGRRQAGRAPL; this comes from the coding sequence GTGGCTGCTGGTCTTAAAGCTGGATTGTTCCTGCTGTGCCTGGCGCCCTTTGGCTGGCTGGTCAATGCGGCAATCGGAGCGGATCTGGGTCCTGATCCAGCAGAGGCGATCATGCGTGAGACGGGGTTGTGGGGCTTGCGCCTGCTGCTGTTGACGCTGTGCGTGAGCCCGTTGCGGCAGTGGAGTGGTCGGCAGTGGTTCATGCAGCAACGCCGCATGCTGGGCCTGTTTGCGTTCTTCTATGCCTGCATCCATCTTGCCGCGTTCGCGCACTTCTATATTGGCTGGCAGGGCGCACTATTGCTGGAGGAAGTGCTGGAGCGGCCCTACATCAGCCTGGGCTTCGCGGCCTGGTTACTGATGTTGCCGCTGACCCTGACTTCCTCCCGGCGAGCACAGCGGCGGCTGCGCCGGCAGTGGCTGCGGTTGCACAGACTAGTTTACCCGGCTGCAATCCTGGCTTGTCTGCACCTGCTGTGGCAGAGCCGCTCGGACGTGGGCGAGGCACTGATGTATATCGGACTGTGTGCCCTATTGCTGGGTTGGCGGATACGGCGGGCGGGGCGGCGGCAGGCTGGCAGAGCGCCGCTATGA